One region of Streptomyces leeuwenhoekii genomic DNA includes:
- a CDS encoding ferritin-like fold-containing protein, with product MTSSDKPGNAADAPAESTGATGVAALDWATAAADPQYRAAVVDLLGALAYGELAAFERLAEDAKLAPTLEDKAELAKMASAEFHHFERLRNRLAEIGEEPTGAMEPFVAAYEGFHKQTAPSDWLEGLVKAYVGDSIASDFYREVAARLDSDTRSLVLAVLDDTGHASFAVEKVRAAIDAEPRVGGRLALWARRLMGEALSQSQRVVADRDALSTMLVGGVADGFDLAEVGRMFSRITEAHTKRMAALGLAA from the coding sequence ATGACGAGCTCTGACAAGCCTGGCAACGCAGCAGACGCCCCCGCAGAATCGACCGGAGCCACCGGAGTCGCGGCCCTCGACTGGGCCACGGCCGCCGCCGACCCGCAGTACCGCGCCGCGGTCGTGGACCTGCTCGGCGCGCTCGCGTACGGGGAGCTCGCGGCGTTCGAACGGCTCGCGGAGGACGCCAAGCTGGCGCCGACGCTGGAGGACAAGGCGGAGCTGGCGAAGATGGCGTCGGCGGAGTTCCACCACTTCGAGCGGTTGCGGAACCGGCTGGCCGAGATCGGTGAGGAGCCGACGGGAGCGATGGAGCCGTTCGTCGCCGCCTACGAGGGCTTCCACAAGCAGACGGCGCCCTCGGACTGGCTGGAGGGACTCGTCAAGGCGTACGTCGGCGACTCCATCGCCAGCGACTTCTACCGCGAGGTCGCGGCCCGGCTCGACTCCGACACCCGCTCCCTGGTGCTCGCCGTGCTGGACGACACCGGGCACGCCAGCTTCGCCGTGGAGAAGGTGCGCGCGGCGATCGACGCGGAGCCGCGCGTGGGCGGGCGGCTGGCGCTGTGGGCGCGGCGCCTGATGGGCGAGGCCCTGTCGCAGTCCCAGCGGGTGGTCGCCGACCGTGACGCGCTGTCGACGATGCTGGTGGGCGGCGTGGCGGACGGCTTCGACCTCGCCGAGGTCGGCAGGATGTTCTCCCGGATCACCGAGGCGCACACCAAGCGGATGGCGGCGCTGGGTCTGGCCGCCTAG
- a CDS encoding TetR/AcrR family transcriptional regulator, with protein sequence MTAIEQTEAVRPRGTRLPRRARRNQLLGAAQEVFVAQGYHAAAMDDIAERAGVSKPVLYQHFPGKLDLYLALLDQHCESLIQSVRNALASTSDNKQRVRATMDAYFAYVEDDGGAFRLVFESDLTNEPAVRERVDKVTNECAEAICDVIAEDTGLSRAESMLLASGLGGLAQVVARSWLHSDRSVPRDQAVQLLASLAWRGIAGFPLHGNDQHH encoded by the coding sequence GTGACAGCCATCGAGCAGACAGAGGCGGTACGCCCGCGGGGCACGCGCCTGCCGCGCCGTGCCCGACGGAACCAGCTCCTGGGCGCCGCGCAGGAGGTCTTCGTGGCGCAGGGCTACCACGCGGCCGCGATGGACGACATCGCCGAGCGCGCCGGGGTGAGCAAGCCGGTGCTCTACCAGCACTTCCCGGGCAAGCTCGACCTCTACCTGGCCCTGCTGGACCAGCACTGCGAGTCCCTCATCCAGTCGGTGCGGAACGCGCTGGCGTCGACGAGCGACAACAAGCAGCGCGTCCGGGCGACGATGGACGCCTATTTCGCGTACGTCGAGGACGACGGCGGGGCCTTCCGCCTCGTCTTCGAGTCGGACCTGACCAACGAGCCCGCCGTCCGCGAGCGCGTCGACAAGGTCACGAACGAGTGTGCGGAGGCGATCTGCGACGTCATCGCCGAGGACACCGGCCTCTCGCGCGCGGAGTCGATGCTGCTCGCGTCGGGCCTGGGCGGCCTCGCCCAGGTGGTGGCCCGCTCCTGGCTGCACAGCGACCGCAGCGTGCCGCGCGACCAGGCCGTCCAGTTGCTGGCCTCGCTGGCCTGGCGGGGCATCGCGGGCTTCCCCCTGCACGGCAACGACCAGCACCACTGA
- a CDS encoding DUF3107 domain-containing protein produces MEVKIGVQHAPREIVLESGQSAEEVERIVADALAGKAQLLSLVDEHGRKVLVPADRLAYVEIGEPAPRKVGFGAL; encoded by the coding sequence GTGGAGGTCAAGATCGGCGTGCAGCACGCGCCCCGCGAGATCGTGCTGGAGAGCGGTCAGAGCGCCGAGGAGGTCGAGCGGATCGTGGCCGACGCCCTGGCCGGCAAGGCGCAGCTGCTCAGCCTCGTGGACGAGCACGGCCGCAAGGTGCTGGTCCCGGCCGACCGCCTCGCGTATGTCGAGATCGGTGAGCCGGCCCCGCGCAAGGTGGGCTTCGGCGCGCTGTAG